TTAGGACAAAGAGCAAAGCTGACCTGCACACCTGAGATGGCCTACGGAGCCACGGGGCACCCCGGGGTCATCCCTCCCAACGCCACCCTCCTCTTCGACGTGGAGCTGCTCAGGTTGGAGTGAGTCTTCTCGAGGGAGGCACCTGTCGATAACCATCCgttccttctccccttccccgcAGCGGGAGAAACCTTCACTGGAATCCTCACCTTCCCTGCTCAAGCTGTCATGTCAGTAGCGCCTGCTGTTCGGTTTCTGAAGCCTTCTCTCTGGTTTTTTAACTTTGTGGTGTCCGTAGTTGCCTTTTATCGGAAGCtttgctttgggaaaaaaatgtctacCGCTGTAACATTTTCAAGTTGTACATTTTATTTACCTTGCATGTAATAAAACTTCACGGTGATGattgcaaatatatataaatataaaaatatatatatattccttatTGAAAAACCACTGCCTTACTGTACActtaaaccaagaaaaaaaaataaaaacacaaaaggtGCTCAAAAAATCCAATGTACGCCTTGTACATGAACGGGCATTAGCCAAACAGAGTTACCTGCGCTGCCACTTTTCTCAACTTGTACGttctgcttgctgctgttttaaaaagtactgTCTCATTtaagaattaaatatatatatataaaacaataaaatattgataCTTTAcgatttctgttttctttttttttttctgctttccaccAGCCACTGGAATTATTTTTGGTGCATAAGATGTTCGTAAAACACTCATCCACTGATTTTCTTGTTAATTATTTCTCTCCTTACATGAGTACATGTAATTCCACGTACTGCCTCTGTTACAGGTCACACAGTAGAAGATCTCTGTGGGAGCAGCAGTACCTAGGAGGGTGCACGTATGGGCTGCCGGGACAGGGGGTTTCCTGACTCTACATCTCCCCTGCACTGCTGGTGGCCCCTCAACTCTGGCTAAAATTTAGCTGTTGAACAGAGGGAAGGGGATGTTCCTACAGCGCAGGTTCAGTTCTCTGCCTTTACAATGGTAAAACATAGTGTAACAATTCCTGCTGGAGCTGAACTAGgctgaaaatgagcaaaattATATGTATCCACCTCACAAAACCAATCTGAACGTGGACCGATGTGGCCACTGAACACACCTTATTTTAGGCTGCACTTTTTGGTGCTGGTCACGTAACCTGCCGTTGTACTCCCTGCACCATGCTCACGGCACTCGAGGCAACAATATTTCTTTCGTTTTACAGTTACATGAATGCACAAAGCACTGGTTCCTCCTCTGAAGGCAGGAAGATGTGTAGACTCTCACTTACCTAGTTCTAGCAGATAAGGAGAGCTACCTCTGTACTGTTATTTTACATTGCCTAAACTTGGTTTCTCACATTTTGGCTTGCTTTTCCCCTCTGCGGTGGAAGAACGTACATCACTGGGGCATGATGTTATCTTTATTTGGCCTGACTTTAAGCTATTTGTGTAATTTTTCAACTGCTGGGTTTTTGGAACCGTTGGTGTGCTATTTCCCTGTGCGAGTCTCTGCAAGGAAAACACAACCGGTGCGAGGAGCCAGGCTGCAAAGCCACGTAGTGAGGTGATACCGCCTGGAGGCGAGAGAGGAAAGGGGCACAGAACACCAGGACTATCAATTCGATCACCAGTGACCAGAGATTTCTCTCTTGATCTGTATTTTAGCCACAAAGCTGCGTTTTACCTTGTTAATTCATAAGCAAACAAACCCCGTCTCTTGCAGACTATAGTTCATTGAATGCTGGCAGAGTAAACACTTGTCGTCCTTAAAACTTTTGGGACCCTGTTTTGGTGGAAATGTAGGATGACTGCAGCAGCTCAGTTCCACACATCTCACCAAGAGTTCTCAGCGAGGACCTTTCCCAAATGCCTCGAAAGTGAACGGTGCTGGGCAGAATCAATTCAGCGCACCTGGAAAAACTGCATGCTCCCGGTACATCTCCATCACCTCTCCaccctgctgctgtct
This genomic stretch from Anser cygnoides isolate HZ-2024a breed goose chromosome 3, Taihu_goose_T2T_genome, whole genome shotgun sequence harbors:
- the FKBP1B gene encoding peptidyl-prolyl cis-trans isomerase FKBP1B isoform X2, which gives rise to MLQNGKKFDSSRDRNKPFRFKIGRQEVIKGFEEGVTQMSLGQRAKLTCTPEMAYGATGHPGVIPPNATLLFDVELLRLE